A genomic window from Nerophis lumbriciformis linkage group LG30, RoL_Nlum_v2.1, whole genome shotgun sequence includes:
- the LOC133572741 gene encoding uncharacterized protein → MEQEQPQPPQIKNEEKEPYSTHIKVEDDELQLPLFKEEKEEYSISQKEVDVPKMLLAGVIVKSEDDEVKSESEEKREAEPLSSSSTQHMTTEDDGDHCGGSQAGKLLAPLSDSDDTTSHSPDTDDEDSEADTTCHTDNTHFECSHCGKIFNQRRNLKRHMRIHGGEKPFSCSSCGKCFTQNHNLKTHMRTHTGEKPFPCSTCGKCFTQNNHLKIHMRIHTGEKPFICSICGKGFTENSNLKAHMTKHTGEKPFSCSICAKGFTLNMNLKTHMTTHTGEKPFSCSICAKDFTQNIHLKRHMTTHTGEKPFSCSICGKGFTQNSDMRRHMPTHTGEKPFSCSFCAKSFTLNVNLKTHMTTHTGEKPCICSICAKGFTKNILLKRHMTTHTDEKPFSCSICGKGFTQNSDLKRHMKTHTGEKPFVCSICAKCFTEKSNLKAHMRTHADKKPFSCSICAKGFVQTHTLKKHMKRHTSEEV, encoded by the coding sequence ATGGAGCAGGAGCAACCACAGCCCCCCCAAATTAAAAATGAAGAGAAAGAGCCATATTCCACCCACATTAAAGTGGAAGATGATGAGCTGCAGCTCCCTCTTTTTAAAGAGGAAAAGGAGGAATACAGCATCAGTCAGAAGGAGGTTGATGTCCCCAAGATGCTATTGGCTGGTGttattgtgaagagtgaagatgatgaggtcaaaagtgaaagtgaggagaagagagaggcggagcctctaagcagcagctcaactcaacacatgacaacagaagatgatggagaccactgtggaggatcacaagcaggcaaactcttagctccactatcggatagtgacgacacaacgtcacactctcctgacactgatgatgaagactctgaaGCTGAtacaacatgtcacactgacaacacacactttgaATGTTCTCACTGTGGCAAAATTTTTAATCAACGTCGTaatctgaaaagacacatgagaatacacggtggtgaaaaacctttttcttgttcaagcTGTGGTAAATGTTTTACACAAAATCATaatttgaaaacacacatgagaacacacacgggtgaaaaaccttttccttgttcaacttgtggtaaatGTTTTACAcaaaataatcatttaaaaatacatatgagaatacacactggcgaaaaaccttttatctgttcaatctgtggtaaaggttttacggaaaatagtaatttgaaagcacacatgacaaaacacactggtgaaaaaccgttttcttgttcaatctgtgctAAAGGTTTTACTCTCAATATGaatttgaaaacacacatgacaacacacactggtgaaaaacctttttcttgttcaatctgtgctAAAGATTTtacacaaaatatacatttgaaaagacacatgacaacacacactggtgaaaaaccgttttcgtgttcaatctgtggtaaaggttttacacaaaataGTGATATGAGAAGACACATgccaacacacactggtgaaaaacctttttcttgttcattcTGCGCTAAAAGCTTTACACTCAATGTAaatttgaaaacacacatgacaacacacactggtgaaaaaccttgtatctgttcaatctgcgctaaaggttttacaaaaaatatactcttgaaaagacacatgacaacacacactgatgaaaaacctttttcctgttccatCTGCGGTAAAGGGTTTACACAAAATAgtgatttgaaaagacacatgaaaacgcacactggtgaaaaaccctttgTCTGTTCAATCTGTGCTAAATGTTTTACGGAAAAGAGTAATttgaaagcacacatgagaacgcacgctgacaaaaaacctttttcctgttcaatttgtgctaaaggttttgtacaaacacatacgttgaaaaaacacatgaaaagacACACTAGTGAGGAAGTGTGA